The proteins below are encoded in one region of Salmo salar chromosome ssa02, Ssal_v3.1, whole genome shotgun sequence:
- the LOC123738723 gene encoding zinc finger protein 239-like codes for SSGEPQQPLDAEEVEKSLSRSEHLKKHLQRSTGKRTHCCSDCGKRFTSSGIKIHQRTHTGEKRYSCVQYGKSFGPSCHLVSNQRTHTGEKPYSCDQCGKSFGISCHLVSHQRTHTGEKSYSCGQCGKRVGRSGSLTLHKRTHTGEKPYSCGQCGRSFTTSGTLTLHQRTHTGEKSYSCGQCGKSFTTSGTLTLHQRTHTGEKPFSCGQCWKSFTKSSSLTLHQRTHTGVKPYTCDQCGKSCSTSSYLTVHQRTHTGEKPYSCGQCGKSFTTSSTLNIHQRTHTGEKPYICAQCGKSFVRSGQLTIHQRTHTGEKPYSCGQCGKSFGQSGDLKVHQRIHTGQKPYNCDQCGKSFVQSGQLTIHQRTHTGEKPHSCD; via the coding sequence aagaaacacctgcagagatccacagggaagagaactcactgctgctctgactgtgggaagagattcacctcatcaggcattaaaattcatcagagaacacacacaggagagaaacgttATAGCTGTGTTCAAtatgggaagagttttggtccaTCTTGCCATCTGGTATcaaaccagagaacacacacaggagagaaaccttacagctgtgatcaatgtgggaagagttttggtatatcttgccatctggtatcacaccagagaacacacacaggagagaaatcttatagctgtggtcaatgtgggaagagggtTGGTCGATCTGGCTCTCTCACtctacacaagagaacacacacaggagagaaaccttatagctgtggtcaatgtggcaggagttttactacatctggcactctgactctacaccagagaacacacacaggagagaaatcttatagctgtggtcaatgtggcaagagttttactacatctggcactctgactctacaccagagaacacacacaggagagaaaccttttagctgtggtcaatgttggaagagttttactaaatctagcagtctgactctacaccagagaacacacacaggagtgaAACCTTATacttgtgatcaatgtgggaagagttgttctacatctagctatctgacagtgcaccagagaacacacacaggagagaaaccttatagctgtggtcaatgtgggaagagttttactacatctagcactctgaatatacaccagagaacacacacaggagagaaaccttatatctgtgctcaatgtgggaagagttttgttcgaTCTGGTCAGCTGacaatacaccagagaacacacacaggagagaaaccttatagctgtggtcaatgtgggaagagttttggtcaatctggagatctgaaagtgcaccagagaatacacacaggacagaaaccttataactgtgatcaatgtgggaagagttttgttcagtCTGGCCAACTGacaatacaccagagaacacatacaggagagaaacctcatagctgTGACTAA